The DNA sequence ACTCCTCCTTGCCAAAGCTTCATAACCTCTTTCTgtaccacttccttcatgatTGGGTTTAGCCTCTTTTGGGATTGAATGGATGGTTTTGCATCATCTTCCAACAgtattttatgcatgcatatagCTGAACTGATTCCCTTCAGGTCAGCAAGGGTCCATCCGATAGCGTCCTTATGCTCCCGTAGCACCTTGAGCAGTTCATCCTCTTGATCTTGGCTGAGGCacgagcttataatcactgggtAGTTTTCATTTTCTCCTAGGTATGCATATTTGAGAGTGGGTGGCAATGTTTTGAGTTCAACCTTGGGTGCTTCTGACTTTTCAGTCTCTTCCTTTGGTGCATCTTGAACGTGGCTCTCTGCTGTTGCAACCTCCTCACTTGGTATATATTCCTCCTCCATTGATCTCTCGGGCTCTTCATGCTCTTCTTCTTCGAAACACTCCTGCACTTCTTCTTCAACTGCGTCTATCCTCATGCGTTCCCCTAATTATTCTGGTGGGTAACTCATGGCCTTGAACATATTGAATGTCATCTTTTCATTGTGTAATCTCAAGGTAAGATcacctttttggacatcaatgatagCTCCAGCAATAGCCAAGAACGGCCTTCCCAGAATAATAGAGGTTTTGGCTTCCTCCTGCATGTCCAACACTACAAAATCTGCCGGGAATATGAAGTCTCCTACTTtcaccaacaaatcctctacTATGCCATGAGGGAATTTGAATGATCGATCTGCCAGTTGTAAGGccatttttgttggtttagtcTCCTCGATCTTCATCTTCCTCATCATTGCTACTGACATCAAATTGATGCTGGCTCCTAAGTCACAAAGGGCCTTCTCTACTGCGATTTCCCCTATAATACAAGGGATCTGaaagctcccaggatccttCAACTTCTGGGGTAGTTTGTGCTGGATgatagcactacattcttcagttaGTATCACAGTCTCATTGTTcttccagcttctcttcttAGTCATCAGCTCCTTCAGgaacttggcatagagtggcatttgttcTATTGCTTCAGCAAAGGGTATGCTGATTTGTAGTTTCTTAAAGATTTCCAAGAACCTCACGAACTGGTTGtcatcttcctttttcttcaacTGCTGAGGATATGGAGCTCTTGAGATGTTCAGTTTTGgcatccctttttctttttgtggacTTGAAGTGGGAGTTTGAACTCTATCTTGTTCTTCTCCCTTTTTAGTTGAGCCTTTTTCTTGTGGTTTTTGGGATAGTTCCTTAAGTTCCTTCCCACTCCTAAGTGTTATAGCTTGACACTCCTCCTCTTTGCTTGAATTGTTATTATTGCAGAAGTTGTGGTTAGAAAGCTGCTTGAATAGATAACCAATTTGTGTCTCCGGtttcttgatggcagcatttTGATTCTGCATGTTTGACTGCACTTCCTCTCGAAATACCTTACTGTTTCTGACGTTCTTGCATACTCCTTCAAGTAAggtttcaagcttagagagtcTGTCATCAATTGATGGTAGATTGGGATTAGAGGTGGAAGGATGAGAGGTGTTGTTgtgggggtgttgatatgtcctctgtgtgaattgttgatgagctgcattgttgttggagttgtaaCGTCTCTGGTCTTGGCTTTGCTCTTGCTGAttcccccacccaaagtttgggtagttcctccatccagagttgtatgtcttggagtatggatcatggttctgtctaggtgaattcccaatgtagttggcttgctcaaggtcctcttcttcaacttcttcttGGGTTGTTGATGAGGTGGTGATTGCTGCCACTTGGTTCCTTTCCATCTTTTTGGTGAGGTCAGCTAACTGCTTGGTAAtgagcttgttctgagccagcAGAGCATCTACATTGTTTAGCTCCATTACTTCCTTAGTGTTCCCTCTTtcggaagcatagaagtagtcattctcagctacagtttcaatgacatctatggcttcttcaatggtcttcttcttgttcaaggaTCCTCCAGAGGAATGATCTActgccttctttgattcatatgacaagccttcatagaagataTGCAACTGCACCCATTCATTAAACATATTTGGTGGACACCTTCTTGTTAGGTCTTTGaaccttttccaagcttcataaagtgtctcccCATCTTGCTGTCTAAATGTCTGTACTTCAGTTctcagcctattgatcctttgCGGGGGGTAATACCTTGTCAAAAACTTATTCACTACcaggtgcacgaaattgtgattactacaacttcgcacaactaaccagcaagtgcactgggtcgtctaagtaataaaccttacgcgagtaagagtcgatcccacggagattgttggtatgaagcaagctatggtcaccttgtaaatcttagtcaggcagactcaaatgggtatagatgatgaataaaacataaagataaagatagagatacttatgtaattcattggtaggaatttcagataagcgtatgaagatgcttggtcccttccgtctctctgctttcctaccgtcttcatccaatccttcttactcctttccatggcaagcttatgcaagggtttcaccgctgtcagtggctacctcccatcctctcagtggaaatgttcaacgcaccctgtcacgacacggctatccatctgtcgattctcgatcaggccggaatagaatccagtgattcttttgcgtctgtcactaacgccccgccctcaggagtttgaagcacgtcacagtcattcaatcattgaatcctactcagaataccacagacaaggttagaccttccggattctcttgaatgccgccatcagttcttgcctataccacgaagactctgatctcacggaatggctggctcggttgtcaggcgagcgctcggttgtcaggcgatcaaccatgcatcgtgtatcaggaatccaagagatattcacccaatctaaggtagaacggaggtggttgtcagtcacacgttcataggtgagaatgatgatgagtgtcacggatcatcacattcatcaagttgaagaacaagtgatatcttggaacaagaacaagcggaattgaatagaagaataatagtaattgcattaatactcgaggtacagcagagctccacaccttaatctatggtgtgtagaaactccaccgttgaaaatacataagaacaagagtgatcattggtttcggccccagagagggaaccagaagaaccaagatgaaaatacaatagtaaaaggtcctatttatactaaactagtagcttaagaattacaaagatgagtaaatgacataaaaatccacttccgggcccacttggtgtgtgcttgggctgagcattgaagcattttcgtgtagagactcttcttggagttaaacgccagcttttatgccagtttgggcgtttaactcccattttggtgccagttccggcgtttaacgctgggaattctgagggtgactttgaacgccggtttgggccatcaaatcttgggcaaagtatggaccatcatatatttctggaaagcccaggatgtctactttccaatgccgttgagagcgcgccaattgggcttctgtagctccagaaaatccacttcgagtgcagggaggtcagaatccaacagcatctgcagtccttttcagtctctgaatcagatttttgctcaggtccctcaatttcagccagaaaatacctgaaatcacagaaaaacacacaaactcatagtaaagtccagaaaagtgaattttaactaaaaactaataaaaatatactaaaaactcaaccaaatatactaaaaacatattaaaaacaatgccaaaaagcgtacaaattatccgctcatcactaccTCCTCCCAATTTGCCAGGCTTTCTTTTGGGAAGGATTCGAGCCATTTgaatgccttgtccctgagtgagaaagggaacaagagcagcctaTAAATATCCtggtggactccattggacttcactgtgtcacaaatcctcaagaacgtggtcaagtgttgattcggatcttcttgagcacttcctccaaatgagcaattattctgcacaagagtgatgaggcgaggttttagctcgaaattgttggcatgtatggtgggcttctgaatACTGCTCCCACAGTTGCCTGGGTTGGGATTGATATAAGAGCTTAACACTCTTCTATCCTCCCCAACATGATTTGCTCTACCTCCTCCCCCATGGTTATTAGCCTCTTCTTCATGTTGATTTTCTATGTTGCCTTCCATGTTTAGTTCAAAGTGTTCCTCCTCCTTTTCAGCACCGATTGCACGTTTCcttcttgcttccctccttaatctaaggaggGTCCTTTCTGGTTCAGAATCgaaggaagttgaagccccgcttcttctccctgtcatacaaccaacaagTACAAGCAAGTAAAAATATGTGCAGATAGTATTGTTGTCAGAATTAGTGTTAGTTGTGAGTGATGCAATAtcaacagttagtgggttagcaaactgaattgtaaataacaaagaaaaacgaaagagtagagggggaagggaagaagttAACTAAGACAGGAAGTAAATTActcaaacagaaaattaaatcaaaacaaaaatgctcaatctagtaaTCTTCCAATCTAATCATTGTTGAtgcacaatcaatccccggcaacgacgccataaacttgatgcgggtggaaattgtctctcaacaaatttccttcggcaagtgtaccgaatttgtcgtcatgtaaaaactcacaatagagtgaggtcaaatcccacatggattgattgatcaagaaactttaattagaagattGTTTTAGTTGAGCgaattcagaatttgggttgagagttgcagaaaataaaatggcggaaatgtaaatgacggaaaagtaaatgctagaattaaagaactggaagtaaatgactgaaattaaattgcagaattgtaaatgggaatgtggtgtttgctcatgaaaataaacgcagaaattaaagagaatgggtgagatcagaattggggagttcattgggcacaagagatgttgcaattctccggatcaagttcattttcatctcttcctcaatcaatgcactcattgatctccttggcaatcttaattgattgaattacaatttcttgcaatttaatctctcaaatcttgatcaatagccaattccttggtcaattgctcatgagaagcgatgaagtgtggtcactgattataccacatgtatttcccaaatcaagttttgagaggattatagtcacatatccatccaaacccaatttggtccagcatgagaaagcatttctagcttgatctcttcattcctctttcaaggttcagaagggatccaagtttgaatagtttcttttccaagataactacccaatggaatgaagatcgaaagcttagTAAAATCAGAGAAAGTAAAGAATAGAGAAAACTAGTATTGATGCTTTTTTCTTTTCAGAACTCTTTCCAACCCCCTAAATAATTCAAAGCTCCTATATATACTATCTTCTATTCTTCTAGtgattcttcaagtcttgggcctttggatcttcAGTTTGGAGCAGTTCTCTTCTTCACTTGGGCTTggttttacttgcagagagaaagtgtgaagtgggcatagactttagctcaggacgttagAGGTGTTAACATTCAATGAGAAAATGGGTTCGAAAACGTTAGTGTCATTcaactttttcactaacgtttctTACCCAAGTAAAGGCCACGTTAacctcaacgttagtggcacaaacgttgccactaacgttgcctctttgtccttcgcacacgttattgggactcaactttcccaataacgttgagaGCCTCCCCCTTtcctacgttagagtccacgttaacttagttaacgtggctcttttaACGTAGGCGTGCCAATCTttgagaacgttagtgacactcaacattgtcactaacgttccaatatgCCCCTAtctcacgttagagttcacgttaactaggttaacgtggcttctaacgtggccctgcaaaccatttccaacgttagtgacaa is a window from the Arachis stenosperma cultivar V10309 chromosome 3, arast.V10309.gnm1.PFL2, whole genome shotgun sequence genome containing:
- the LOC130966257 gene encoding uncharacterized protein LOC130966257, with the protein product MQNQNAAIKKPETQIGYLFKQLSNHNFCNNNNSSKEEECQAITLRSGKELKELSQKPQEKGSTKKGEEQDRVQTPTSSPQKEKGMPKLNISRAPYPQQLKKKEDDNQFVRFLEIFKKLQISIPFAEAIEQMPLYAKFLKELMTKKRSWKNNETVILTEECSAIIQHKLPQKLKDPGSFQIPCIIGEIAVEKALCDLGASINLMSVAMMRKMKIEETKPTKMALQLADRSFKFPHGIVEDLLVKVGDFIFPADFVVLDMQEEAKTSIILGRPFLAIAGAIIDVQKGDLTLRLHNEKMTFNMFKAMSYPPE